From Bradyrhizobium symbiodeficiens, the proteins below share one genomic window:
- a CDS encoding SDR family NAD(P)-dependent oxidoreductase has protein sequence MHDNVLVTGGSRGIGLAIGRRLVGAGYNVIAAARRESDELKAAIAESGGRLHFRACDLAVIDAIPAFAKLVRDEFGPTYGLVNNAGLGTEGLLATMHNSEIEALVQLNVLSPIILTKYVARQMMADGAGRIINISSIIATTGYNGLSVYGATKAAATGFTRSLAREVGKLGITVNAIAPGFIDTELTHNLSDEARKRIAGRSALRRLPETDDVARMVEYLLGEGGRNVTGTVFTIDAGNTA, from the coding sequence ATGCATGATAATGTTCTGGTCACCGGCGGCAGCCGCGGCATCGGTCTTGCGATCGGCAGACGCCTGGTCGGCGCCGGCTACAACGTGATCGCGGCGGCGCGACGAGAGAGCGACGAGCTCAAGGCGGCGATTGCCGAGTCGGGCGGGCGCCTGCATTTCCGCGCCTGCGATCTTGCCGTGATCGACGCCATTCCGGCGTTTGCAAAACTCGTGCGCGACGAATTCGGGCCGACCTACGGCCTCGTCAACAATGCCGGCCTCGGCACCGAAGGCCTGCTTGCCACCATGCACAATTCCGAGATCGAGGCGCTGGTGCAGCTCAACGTGCTGTCGCCGATCATCCTCACCAAATATGTCGCGCGGCAGATGATGGCCGACGGCGCCGGCCGCATCATCAACATCTCTTCGATCATCGCGACCACCGGCTACAACGGCTTGTCCGTCTATGGCGCGACCAAGGCGGCTGCCACCGGCTTCACCCGCTCGCTGGCGCGCGAGGTCGGCAAGCTCGGCATCACCGTGAACGCGATCGCGCCGGGCTTCATCGACACCGAGCTCACGCACAACCTGTCCGACGAGGCGCGCAAGCGCATCGCCGGCCGCAGCGCGCTGCGCCGCCTGCCGGAAACGGACGACGTCGCGCGCATGGTGGAATATCTGCTCGGCGAGGGCGGTCGCAACGTCACCGGGACCGTGTTCACCATCGATGCGGGAAACACGGCGTAA
- a CDS encoding class I adenylate-forming enzyme family protein, with product MSPREIFALRDHLGAELTGRTLSDARTSVSLTDILSQTVLGGRLRELSGRSVLLKLSDQLRSGLAMIELDGIARRMLLCPPDINPAHLDALIADAGIDAVVTDEPDRWAGTGVPLIVTPRLPLEAAAPAKTERATEWLMLTSGTSGVPKIVGHTLDALTGAIVAEGPARGPAPVWATFYDIRRYGGLQIFLRAVLSGGSMVLSDPHEALGDHVARLKACGVSHISGTPSHWRKLLMSGSAAQFTPRYVRLSGEIADQAVLDGLKAAFPSSSVGHAYASTEAGVGFAVNDGLEGFPADYLGNRNGVEMKVVDGSLRIRSTRTAHAYVGRNAAALTDGDGFVDSGDIVELRGERYYFVGRRGGIINIGGLKVHPEEIEAVINRHADVRMSRAKSRKSPITGGIVVADVILAEGTDPARAKEIREQILDQCRAQLASHKVPAVIRFVDALDVTPAGKLARTDA from the coding sequence GCGCGGAGCTGACCGGCCGTACGCTGTCCGATGCGCGGACCAGCGTGTCGCTGACAGATATCCTGTCGCAGACGGTCCTGGGCGGCCGCCTGCGCGAATTGTCCGGCCGCTCCGTGCTGCTCAAATTGTCCGATCAGCTGCGGTCGGGCCTTGCGATGATCGAGCTCGACGGCATCGCCCGTCGTATGCTGCTGTGCCCGCCCGATATCAATCCTGCGCATCTGGATGCATTGATCGCCGATGCCGGAATCGATGCCGTCGTGACCGACGAGCCTGATCGCTGGGCCGGCACAGGCGTCCCGCTCATCGTCACCCCGCGGTTGCCGCTCGAAGCCGCTGCGCCGGCCAAGACCGAACGCGCGACGGAATGGCTGATGCTCACCTCGGGCACCTCGGGCGTGCCGAAGATCGTCGGCCACACGCTGGACGCACTGACGGGTGCGATCGTTGCCGAAGGCCCCGCACGGGGACCCGCGCCGGTCTGGGCGACCTTCTACGACATCCGCCGCTATGGCGGCCTGCAGATATTCCTCCGCGCCGTCCTCTCCGGCGGCTCGATGGTGCTGTCGGACCCGCACGAAGCGCTCGGCGATCACGTCGCGCGGCTGAAGGCGTGCGGGGTCTCGCACATCTCCGGCACCCCCTCGCACTGGCGCAAGCTCCTGATGAGCGGTTCGGCCGCGCAGTTCACACCTCGCTATGTCCGCCTCTCCGGCGAAATCGCCGACCAGGCGGTGCTCGACGGGTTGAAGGCGGCATTCCCCAGTTCCTCCGTCGGTCATGCCTATGCCTCGACCGAAGCCGGTGTCGGTTTCGCCGTGAATGACGGGCTGGAAGGCTTTCCGGCCGACTATCTCGGCAATCGCAATGGCGTCGAGATGAAAGTGGTCGACGGTTCGCTCCGTATCCGTTCGACGCGTACCGCGCACGCCTATGTCGGCCGCAATGCCGCCGCGCTCACCGATGGCGATGGATTTGTCGACAGCGGCGACATCGTCGAGCTGCGCGGCGAGCGCTACTATTTCGTGGGCCGCCGCGGCGGCATCATCAATATCGGCGGGCTGAAGGTCCACCCCGAAGAGATCGAGGCGGTCATCAACCGCCATGCCGACGTGCGGATGTCGCGGGCCAAATCGCGCAAGAGCCCGATCACCGGCGGCATCGTCGTCGCCGACGTGATCCTCGCTGAGGGCACCGATCCCGCCCGCGCGAAGGAGATTCGCGAGCAGATCCTCGATCAGTGCCGCGCGCAGCTCGCGTCTCACAAGGTGCCGGCGGTGATCCGCTTCGTCGATGCGCTCGACGTCACCCCGGCCGGAAAACTGGCGCGCACCGATGCATGA